The proteins below come from a single Mugil cephalus isolate CIBA_MC_2020 chromosome 7, CIBA_Mcephalus_1.1, whole genome shotgun sequence genomic window:
- the LOC125011409 gene encoding SLAM family member 5-like isoform X2: MSLSVILGLMLCIEAPGSSAVTDVFVKRGDDVLLEVMDDATKRFIILVWNFNTSNVLVGYSPGGKPTVPEGYTGRVEFFVGNYSVKLKNLQDDDSGVYTAQVTGNKDQTIAEYMVTVQGPVSPVDLNPDSVSISLDSCNLTVTCSTEDSHISSTFTCDTNTCSQEGGDQSKVTNSGASLRVHLLNDTIICNYSNQVSWTQKNMTQIQDLCLLHAGLSDGVSICLVKTVVFSVGLIIMVSVVISVHLMEKIRKLK, encoded by the exons GGTCCAGCgctgtgactgatgtgtttgtgaagagaggagatgatgtaCTTCTGGAAGTCATGGATGATGCTACAAAGAGATTTATAATTCTTGTCTGGAATTTTAATACAAGCAATGTTTTAGTAGGATATTCACCTGGTGGAAAACCAACAGTCCCTGAAGGTTACACTGGAAGGGTTGAGTTCTTTGTTGGAAATTACtcagtgaaattaaagaatCTACAAGATGACGACAGTGGAGTTTATACAGCACAAGTGACAGGAAATAAAGACCAAACAATAGCTGAATACATGGTCACAGTTCAAG gtccagtgtctccagttgatctgaatccagactctgtgtccaTCAGCTTAGACTCCTGTAACctcactgtgacctgcagcacagaggactcacacatcagcagcactttCACATGTGACACCAACACCTGctctcaggagggaggagaccaaTCAAAGGTCACCAACTCTGGTGCTTCCCTCCGTGTCCACCTGTTGAATGACACAATCATCTGTAACTATAGCAACCAAGTCAGCTGGACTCAGAAGAACATGACACAGATTCAGGATCTCTGTCTCCTACATGCTG gtctctctgatggtgtctccatctgtctaGTGAAGACAGTCGTGTTCTCTGTTGGTCTGATCATCATGGTGTCTGTCGTCATCAGTGTCCACCTCATGGAGAAGATcaggaaactaaaataa